A portion of the Syngnathoides biaculeatus isolate LvHL_M chromosome 7, ASM1980259v1, whole genome shotgun sequence genome contains these proteins:
- the kank4 gene encoding KN motif and ankyrin repeat domain-containing protein 3 isoform X2: MDKKSANGFQTTASESGVQRKQLPYSVETPYGFHLDLDFLKYVDDIEKGNTIKRVHIQRRIKGPPKFSTLPRNFSLPGHVIRPAPKDSLWSGISTLGPTPKSRLTEVPQISDLRVNEGGTSCQGSAMQGTSLVSVRLRGDGIFGAQGIEEKITSTQNRPNLLRASSMPITLQQRKGSDSSSPDRIVGTPENGSTENVFRASPDITERRCVTQERVGIHQQITVALKRVRELEEQVKTIPELKAQICSLRLEREQLLCQLQAQEKAQTSTLSSKVDPCAYVRTQTQPQASREGFNLFLTPQLNEHLTRKAVAEEKKQGGPEAIIMLQKEPVNQELIKSMCQQESNIETQLLEKCDQQKETVGSPLEHAGQEDDNATIGDHFGDSRSVQTLHEKLVLLEAKLLKASQELERTNDLLKEQIVENQVKEEKIIQLSEGIRVEVSPSETHNRHRRESIDTGTETERVDYANQETETESPGTVDQGTDTERICVEVCIPIPRSGLIDQETETTKVGTEDKVTEVGAEGFFVSKQLPVVNSMEQGTVTERAATKDQMTETTADKSEEVRDHPQRSRASSVQRETETERMHTVDRVTETQIAQMNDQHTETEVERVQDDNPVRNVETESLETENIGNQGNEVDSKVSESKETKKINGVQKDNDTVVVDIITDMSFSVQRSGIKTGTLASDLVNPTEESRSSRIVREEHAASTPDVSLVQKNLETKAILLLENVETQQVSQTTGESLDTVTVVVASERATVKTGVPVRPERGRRASADQSQATPQLQATPVCPPIGSGEIQGQQSKTESQASAELSNLQLKHESPSQSQSGENTFMIPCEKETQLQPQTEIQSSSSSTNQVQTRPKSIQTPSKTTTRQHSKELKALTRVSNISQPLRRRSGDGHTHPRRQTSSEIQSQSRRLSDESQPLKKEPELQTLYRAVSETAHHQSSGEPMTSHHDIDEAQQVRRGSSESPTSPVALGQVVTRITGLLGEHWAQLGSSSGVQPLVSQQQNPSTQKQTPGKGTEARKSASPKAAGKAATAGKPAGKPGPSKMSSIQSQLVSSLSVLSAFYSQGQKAPPNKQQEQGLKSIMKKNGVPDKQGNKGTKKNLKFVGVNGGYESTSSDDSSGDGEAKVDIEGEGGTSQADEEKDKEPTSAQKPEEGADAHAKDAEILHSEEGAVAAEKESSKDLLDSEGSLELLGEEAEGENVDKSFIDACLYVKDRMEEVTSPDKEMRQVLVVLYQEWFKVSSQKTSQADTVRSYLRQVGLTTPTLLPYVVNLTDGNGNMALHYSVSHSNFPVVKLLLDTGLCETDNVNKAGYTPVMLAALTAAESPDDLEVGQQLLRLGDVNARSRQMGQTALMLAVSHGRLAMVKLLLSCGADVNAQDYEGSTALMCASEHGHTHVARLLLETGSCDTSLTDKNGQTAQEVAEGSSHQDVAGLIMALGKADRGQ; encoded by the exons ATGgacaaaaaaagtg CCAATGGCTTTCAGACAACGGCCAGTGAAAGTGGTGTTCAGAGAAAGCAACTTCCCTACTCAGTAGAAACTCCATATGGTTTCCACCTGGACTTGGATTTTCTCAAATATGTTGATGATATTGAAAAAGGCAATACAATCAAAAGAGTCCACATCCAACGTCGGATCAAGGGTCCTCCCAAATTCAGTACTCTACCCAGAAATTTCAGTCTTCCAGGGCATGTGATCCGTCCAGCTCCTAAAGATAGTCTATGGTCTGGAATATCCACTTTGGGACCAACACCTAAGTCACGGCTAACTGAGGTTCCACAGATCTCTGATTTGAGAGTAAATGAAGGAGGAACATCATGTCAAGGATCAGCTATGCAGGGAACAAGTCTTGTTTCGGTTCGGCTTCGGGGTGATGGAATTTTTGGAGCTCAGGgtattgaagaaaaaataacCAGCACACAAAATCGCCCCAACTTGCTGAGAGCATCAAGTATGCCTATCACATTACAACAGCGGAAAGGTTCTGATTCAAGTAGCCCAGACCGTATTGTGGGAACACCAGAGAATGGCTcaactgaaaatgtgtttaGAGCATCACCTGATATAACAGAAAGAAGATGTGTTACTCAAGAACGAGTGGGGATTCACCAGCAGATCACAGTGGCTTTGAAGCGGGTCAGAGAGCTTGAAGAGCAGGTCAAAACAATCCCTGAGCTTAAGGCTCAGATCTGTTCACTAAGGTTGGAAAGGGAACAGCTGCTATGTCAGCTTCAGGCCCAGGAAAAGGCCCAGACTTCCACATTATCATCTAAAGTGGATCCATGTGCTTATGTTAGGACACAAACTCAACCACAAGCAAGCAGAGAAGGGTTTAATTTGTTTCTGACACCTCAACTTAATGAGCATTTGACAAGAAAGGCAGTAGCTGAGGAAAAGAAACAGGGTGGCCCAGAGGCAATTATTATGCTTCAAAAAGAGCCTGTAAATCAAGAACTGATTAAGAGTATGTGTCAACAAGAATCTAACATTGAAACACAGCTGCTAGAAAAATGTGACCAACAGAAAGAAACTGTAGGGAGCCCACTTGAACATGCAGGGCAGGAAGATGATAATGCAACAATAGGAGATCATTTTGGGGATTCAAGGAGTGTACAGACTCTCCATGAAAAGCTAGTATTACTGGAAGCTAAACTTCTAAAGGCCAGTCAAGAGCTGGAGAGAACTAATGATCTTTTGAAAGAACAAATAGTGGAAAATCAAGTGAAAGAGGAGAAAATAATTCAGCTGAGTGAGGGAATAAGAGTAGAGGTGTCTCCATCAGAAACACACAACAGACATAGAAGAGAGAGTATAGACACAGGGACAGAGACTGAGAGAGTAGACTATGCCAACCAGGAGACAGAAACAGAATCACCTGGTACAGTAGATCAAGGAACTGATACCGAAAGAATCTGTGTTGAAGTGTGCATCCCTATACCACGGTCTGGATTGATTGATCAAGAAACGGAGACAACCAAGGTGGGCACTGAGGACAAAGTGACAGAAGTTGGAGCAGAAGGGTTTTTTGTCAGCAAACAACTACCCGTAGTCAACAGCATGGAACAAGGTACAGTTACTGAAAGAGCAGCCACTAAGGATCAGATGACTGAAACAACTGCAGATAAATCAGAGGAAGTGAGAGACCACCCACAGAGGTCAAGGGCTAGCAGTGTGCAGCGGGAGACTGAGACAGAGAGGATGCACACAGTGGACAGAGTGACTGAGACACAGATAGCACAGATGAATGACCAGCATACTGAGACTGAGGTAGAAAGAGTGCAAGACGACAATCCAGTCAGAAATGTTGAAACCGAGAGTCTTGAGACTGAAAATATAGGAAACCAAGGGAATGAGGTTGATAGTAAGGTCAGTGAAAGTAAAGAAACCAAGAAAATAAACGGAGTTCAAAAAGATAATGACACTGTGGTCGTAGACATTATTACAGATATGTCTTTTTCAGTTCAAAGAAGTGGGATCAAAACAGGAACTCTAGCTTCAGATTTAGTCAACCCGACCGAAGAAAGTAGAAGTTCAAGAATAGTGAGAGAAGAACATGCAGCATCTACACCAGATGTGAGCCTTGTACAAAAGAACTTAGAAACAAAAGCAATATTACTCTTAGAGAATGTTGAAACACAGCAGGTTTCACAGACCACAGGGGAGTCCTTGGATACTGTCACAGTTGTGGTAGCATCAGAGAGGGCCACAGTAAAGACAGGCGTTCCAGTAAGACCCGAGAGAGGCCGTAGGGCATCAGCCGATCAGTCACAAGCAACACCTCAACTTCAAGCTACTCCTGTGTGTCCTCCTATTGGATCTGGTGAAATTCAAGGTCAGCAGTCAAAAACTGAGTCCCAAGCCTCTGCAGAACTATCTAACCTACAGCTAAAACATGAATCCCCATCTCAGTCTCAGTCTGGGGAGAATACTTTCATGATACCGTGTGAAAAAGAGACTCAATTGCAACCTCAAACTGAGATTCAAAGCTCATCATCAAGCACCAATCAAGTCCAAACTCGACCAAAATCTATACAAACCCCATCTAAAACTACAACTCGACAACATTCAAAGGAACTCAAAGCACTAACTAGAGTATCTAACATATCCCAACCTTTAAGACGCAGATCTGGAGATGGCCACACACACCCAAGACGCCAGACATCAAGTGAAATCCAATCTCAGTCACGAAGGTTGTCTGATGAGAGTCAACCCCTTAAGAAAGAACCTGAATTACAGACATTATACAGAGCTGTCAGTGAAACAGCTCACCATCAGAGTTCTGGTGAACCTATGACCTCACATCATGATATTGATGAGGCGCAACAGGTACGCAGAGGCTCAAGTGAGTCACCAACCTCACCTGTGGCTTTAGGTCAAGTTGTAACTCGGATCACAGGGCTTCTGGGGGAGCACTGGGCTCAGTTGGGGAGCAGCTCTGGAGTGCAACCCTTGGTCAGCCAGCAACAGAACCCTAGCACACAAAAACAGACGCCAGGGAAAGGCACCGAGGCAAGAAAGTCAGCCTCACCCAAGGCTGCAGGAAAAGCAGCAACTGCAGGGAAACCAGCAGGGAAACCTGGACCCTCCAAAATGAGCTCTATTCAGAGTCAGTTGGTCAGTTCCCTTAGTGTTCTTTCTGCCTTTTACTCACAAGGCCAGAAGGCTCCTCCTAACAAACAGCAAGAACAAG GTCTCAAATCTATTATGAAGAAAAATGGGGTTCCTGACAAGCAGGGGAATAAGGGAACCAAGAAAAACTTGAAGTTTGTCGGGGTGAATGGAGG GTATGAGAGTACATCGAGTGACGACTCCAGTGGAGATGGGGAAGCAAAAGTGGACATTGAAGGAGAGGGGGGCACCTCACAGgcagatgaagaaaaagacaaGGAGCCTACATCAGCACAAAAGCCTGAGGAGGGAGCAGATGCACATGCGAAAGATGCCGAAATCTTGCACAGTGAAGAGGGTGCAGTGGCTGCAGAGAAAGAGAGCAGTAAAGATTTGCTGGATTCAGAGGGTAGCCTGGAGCTCCTGGGGGAGGAGGCTGAAGG tgaaaatgttgacAAGAGCTTTATTGATGCCTGCCTCTATGTTAAGGATCGCATGGAGGAGGTTACCTCTCCAGATAAAGAAATG CGGCAAGTTTTAGTAGTCCTCTACCAAGAATGGTTCAAAGTTTCCAGTCAGAAAACTTCGCAAGCTGACACAGTCCGATCATACCTTCGCCAAGTGGGCTTGACCACACCGACTCTCCTGCCATACGTAGTCAACCTGACAGACGGAAACGGTAACATGGCTCTCCACTACAGCGTATCACATTCAAACTTCCCTGTGGTCAAGCTGCTGCTTGATACTG GACTTTGTGAAACAGACAATGTGAACAAGGCAGGCTACACTCCAGTCATGCTGGCTGCACTAACAGCAGCTGAGAGTCCCGATGACTTGGAGGTCGGGCAACAGCTGCTGAGACTTGGTGATGTTAATGCACGCTCCAGGCAG ATGGGTCAGACAGCGTTGATGCTCGCCGTAAGCCACGGGCGCCTTGCCATGGTGAAGCTGCTGCTGAGTTGTGGCGCCGATGTAAATGCTCAGGATTACGAGGGCTCCACGGCCTTGATGTGCGCCAGCGAGCACGGCCATACTCATGTTGCCCGCCTACTGCTGGAGACGGGTAGCTGTGACACCAGCCTCACAGATAAG AACGGACAGACTGCTCAGGAGGTGGCAGAAGGATCTTCCCACCAGGATGTTGCTGGCCTCATCATGGCCCTTGGCAAGGCTGACAGAGGCCAATGA
- the kank4 gene encoding KN motif and ankyrin repeat domain-containing protein 3 isoform X1 — protein sequence MNGGEIATVRQLISRNGDFRRGDRCTRVQHQTIVNDRSLHPKMDKKSANGFQTTASESGVQRKQLPYSVETPYGFHLDLDFLKYVDDIEKGNTIKRVHIQRRIKGPPKFSTLPRNFSLPGHVIRPAPKDSLWSGISTLGPTPKSRLTEVPQISDLRVNEGGTSCQGSAMQGTSLVSVRLRGDGIFGAQGIEEKITSTQNRPNLLRASSMPITLQQRKGSDSSSPDRIVGTPENGSTENVFRASPDITERRCVTQERVGIHQQITVALKRVRELEEQVKTIPELKAQICSLRLEREQLLCQLQAQEKAQTSTLSSKVDPCAYVRTQTQPQASREGFNLFLTPQLNEHLTRKAVAEEKKQGGPEAIIMLQKEPVNQELIKSMCQQESNIETQLLEKCDQQKETVGSPLEHAGQEDDNATIGDHFGDSRSVQTLHEKLVLLEAKLLKASQELERTNDLLKEQIVENQVKEEKIIQLSEGIRVEVSPSETHNRHRRESIDTGTETERVDYANQETETESPGTVDQGTDTERICVEVCIPIPRSGLIDQETETTKVGTEDKVTEVGAEGFFVSKQLPVVNSMEQGTVTERAATKDQMTETTADKSEEVRDHPQRSRASSVQRETETERMHTVDRVTETQIAQMNDQHTETEVERVQDDNPVRNVETESLETENIGNQGNEVDSKVSESKETKKINGVQKDNDTVVVDIITDMSFSVQRSGIKTGTLASDLVNPTEESRSSRIVREEHAASTPDVSLVQKNLETKAILLLENVETQQVSQTTGESLDTVTVVVASERATVKTGVPVRPERGRRASADQSQATPQLQATPVCPPIGSGEIQGQQSKTESQASAELSNLQLKHESPSQSQSGENTFMIPCEKETQLQPQTEIQSSSSSTNQVQTRPKSIQTPSKTTTRQHSKELKALTRVSNISQPLRRRSGDGHTHPRRQTSSEIQSQSRRLSDESQPLKKEPELQTLYRAVSETAHHQSSGEPMTSHHDIDEAQQVRRGSSESPTSPVALGQVVTRITGLLGEHWAQLGSSSGVQPLVSQQQNPSTQKQTPGKGTEARKSASPKAAGKAATAGKPAGKPGPSKMSSIQSQLVSSLSVLSAFYSQGQKAPPNKQQEQGLKSIMKKNGVPDKQGNKGTKKNLKFVGVNGGYESTSSDDSSGDGEAKVDIEGEGGTSQADEEKDKEPTSAQKPEEGADAHAKDAEILHSEEGAVAAEKESSKDLLDSEGSLELLGEEAEGENVDKSFIDACLYVKDRMEEVTSPDKEMRQVLVVLYQEWFKVSSQKTSQADTVRSYLRQVGLTTPTLLPYVVNLTDGNGNMALHYSVSHSNFPVVKLLLDTGLCETDNVNKAGYTPVMLAALTAAESPDDLEVGQQLLRLGDVNARSRQMGQTALMLAVSHGRLAMVKLLLSCGADVNAQDYEGSTALMCASEHGHTHVARLLLETGSCDTSLTDKNGQTAQEVAEGSSHQDVAGLIMALGKADRGQ from the exons gGTGCAACACCAAACCATTGTCAATGACAGATCTCTGCATCCCAAGATGgacaaaaaaagtg CCAATGGCTTTCAGACAACGGCCAGTGAAAGTGGTGTTCAGAGAAAGCAACTTCCCTACTCAGTAGAAACTCCATATGGTTTCCACCTGGACTTGGATTTTCTCAAATATGTTGATGATATTGAAAAAGGCAATACAATCAAAAGAGTCCACATCCAACGTCGGATCAAGGGTCCTCCCAAATTCAGTACTCTACCCAGAAATTTCAGTCTTCCAGGGCATGTGATCCGTCCAGCTCCTAAAGATAGTCTATGGTCTGGAATATCCACTTTGGGACCAACACCTAAGTCACGGCTAACTGAGGTTCCACAGATCTCTGATTTGAGAGTAAATGAAGGAGGAACATCATGTCAAGGATCAGCTATGCAGGGAACAAGTCTTGTTTCGGTTCGGCTTCGGGGTGATGGAATTTTTGGAGCTCAGGgtattgaagaaaaaataacCAGCACACAAAATCGCCCCAACTTGCTGAGAGCATCAAGTATGCCTATCACATTACAACAGCGGAAAGGTTCTGATTCAAGTAGCCCAGACCGTATTGTGGGAACACCAGAGAATGGCTcaactgaaaatgtgtttaGAGCATCACCTGATATAACAGAAAGAAGATGTGTTACTCAAGAACGAGTGGGGATTCACCAGCAGATCACAGTGGCTTTGAAGCGGGTCAGAGAGCTTGAAGAGCAGGTCAAAACAATCCCTGAGCTTAAGGCTCAGATCTGTTCACTAAGGTTGGAAAGGGAACAGCTGCTATGTCAGCTTCAGGCCCAGGAAAAGGCCCAGACTTCCACATTATCATCTAAAGTGGATCCATGTGCTTATGTTAGGACACAAACTCAACCACAAGCAAGCAGAGAAGGGTTTAATTTGTTTCTGACACCTCAACTTAATGAGCATTTGACAAGAAAGGCAGTAGCTGAGGAAAAGAAACAGGGTGGCCCAGAGGCAATTATTATGCTTCAAAAAGAGCCTGTAAATCAAGAACTGATTAAGAGTATGTGTCAACAAGAATCTAACATTGAAACACAGCTGCTAGAAAAATGTGACCAACAGAAAGAAACTGTAGGGAGCCCACTTGAACATGCAGGGCAGGAAGATGATAATGCAACAATAGGAGATCATTTTGGGGATTCAAGGAGTGTACAGACTCTCCATGAAAAGCTAGTATTACTGGAAGCTAAACTTCTAAAGGCCAGTCAAGAGCTGGAGAGAACTAATGATCTTTTGAAAGAACAAATAGTGGAAAATCAAGTGAAAGAGGAGAAAATAATTCAGCTGAGTGAGGGAATAAGAGTAGAGGTGTCTCCATCAGAAACACACAACAGACATAGAAGAGAGAGTATAGACACAGGGACAGAGACTGAGAGAGTAGACTATGCCAACCAGGAGACAGAAACAGAATCACCTGGTACAGTAGATCAAGGAACTGATACCGAAAGAATCTGTGTTGAAGTGTGCATCCCTATACCACGGTCTGGATTGATTGATCAAGAAACGGAGACAACCAAGGTGGGCACTGAGGACAAAGTGACAGAAGTTGGAGCAGAAGGGTTTTTTGTCAGCAAACAACTACCCGTAGTCAACAGCATGGAACAAGGTACAGTTACTGAAAGAGCAGCCACTAAGGATCAGATGACTGAAACAACTGCAGATAAATCAGAGGAAGTGAGAGACCACCCACAGAGGTCAAGGGCTAGCAGTGTGCAGCGGGAGACTGAGACAGAGAGGATGCACACAGTGGACAGAGTGACTGAGACACAGATAGCACAGATGAATGACCAGCATACTGAGACTGAGGTAGAAAGAGTGCAAGACGACAATCCAGTCAGAAATGTTGAAACCGAGAGTCTTGAGACTGAAAATATAGGAAACCAAGGGAATGAGGTTGATAGTAAGGTCAGTGAAAGTAAAGAAACCAAGAAAATAAACGGAGTTCAAAAAGATAATGACACTGTGGTCGTAGACATTATTACAGATATGTCTTTTTCAGTTCAAAGAAGTGGGATCAAAACAGGAACTCTAGCTTCAGATTTAGTCAACCCGACCGAAGAAAGTAGAAGTTCAAGAATAGTGAGAGAAGAACATGCAGCATCTACACCAGATGTGAGCCTTGTACAAAAGAACTTAGAAACAAAAGCAATATTACTCTTAGAGAATGTTGAAACACAGCAGGTTTCACAGACCACAGGGGAGTCCTTGGATACTGTCACAGTTGTGGTAGCATCAGAGAGGGCCACAGTAAAGACAGGCGTTCCAGTAAGACCCGAGAGAGGCCGTAGGGCATCAGCCGATCAGTCACAAGCAACACCTCAACTTCAAGCTACTCCTGTGTGTCCTCCTATTGGATCTGGTGAAATTCAAGGTCAGCAGTCAAAAACTGAGTCCCAAGCCTCTGCAGAACTATCTAACCTACAGCTAAAACATGAATCCCCATCTCAGTCTCAGTCTGGGGAGAATACTTTCATGATACCGTGTGAAAAAGAGACTCAATTGCAACCTCAAACTGAGATTCAAAGCTCATCATCAAGCACCAATCAAGTCCAAACTCGACCAAAATCTATACAAACCCCATCTAAAACTACAACTCGACAACATTCAAAGGAACTCAAAGCACTAACTAGAGTATCTAACATATCCCAACCTTTAAGACGCAGATCTGGAGATGGCCACACACACCCAAGACGCCAGACATCAAGTGAAATCCAATCTCAGTCACGAAGGTTGTCTGATGAGAGTCAACCCCTTAAGAAAGAACCTGAATTACAGACATTATACAGAGCTGTCAGTGAAACAGCTCACCATCAGAGTTCTGGTGAACCTATGACCTCACATCATGATATTGATGAGGCGCAACAGGTACGCAGAGGCTCAAGTGAGTCACCAACCTCACCTGTGGCTTTAGGTCAAGTTGTAACTCGGATCACAGGGCTTCTGGGGGAGCACTGGGCTCAGTTGGGGAGCAGCTCTGGAGTGCAACCCTTGGTCAGCCAGCAACAGAACCCTAGCACACAAAAACAGACGCCAGGGAAAGGCACCGAGGCAAGAAAGTCAGCCTCACCCAAGGCTGCAGGAAAAGCAGCAACTGCAGGGAAACCAGCAGGGAAACCTGGACCCTCCAAAATGAGCTCTATTCAGAGTCAGTTGGTCAGTTCCCTTAGTGTTCTTTCTGCCTTTTACTCACAAGGCCAGAAGGCTCCTCCTAACAAACAGCAAGAACAAG GTCTCAAATCTATTATGAAGAAAAATGGGGTTCCTGACAAGCAGGGGAATAAGGGAACCAAGAAAAACTTGAAGTTTGTCGGGGTGAATGGAGG GTATGAGAGTACATCGAGTGACGACTCCAGTGGAGATGGGGAAGCAAAAGTGGACATTGAAGGAGAGGGGGGCACCTCACAGgcagatgaagaaaaagacaaGGAGCCTACATCAGCACAAAAGCCTGAGGAGGGAGCAGATGCACATGCGAAAGATGCCGAAATCTTGCACAGTGAAGAGGGTGCAGTGGCTGCAGAGAAAGAGAGCAGTAAAGATTTGCTGGATTCAGAGGGTAGCCTGGAGCTCCTGGGGGAGGAGGCTGAAGG tgaaaatgttgacAAGAGCTTTATTGATGCCTGCCTCTATGTTAAGGATCGCATGGAGGAGGTTACCTCTCCAGATAAAGAAATG CGGCAAGTTTTAGTAGTCCTCTACCAAGAATGGTTCAAAGTTTCCAGTCAGAAAACTTCGCAAGCTGACACAGTCCGATCATACCTTCGCCAAGTGGGCTTGACCACACCGACTCTCCTGCCATACGTAGTCAACCTGACAGACGGAAACGGTAACATGGCTCTCCACTACAGCGTATCACATTCAAACTTCCCTGTGGTCAAGCTGCTGCTTGATACTG GACTTTGTGAAACAGACAATGTGAACAAGGCAGGCTACACTCCAGTCATGCTGGCTGCACTAACAGCAGCTGAGAGTCCCGATGACTTGGAGGTCGGGCAACAGCTGCTGAGACTTGGTGATGTTAATGCACGCTCCAGGCAG ATGGGTCAGACAGCGTTGATGCTCGCCGTAAGCCACGGGCGCCTTGCCATGGTGAAGCTGCTGCTGAGTTGTGGCGCCGATGTAAATGCTCAGGATTACGAGGGCTCCACGGCCTTGATGTGCGCCAGCGAGCACGGCCATACTCATGTTGCCCGCCTACTGCTGGAGACGGGTAGCTGTGACACCAGCCTCACAGATAAG AACGGACAGACTGCTCAGGAGGTGGCAGAAGGATCTTCCCACCAGGATGTTGCTGGCCTCATCATGGCCCTTGGCAAGGCTGACAGAGGCCAATGA